A stretch of the Anaeromyxobacter sp. genome encodes the following:
- the fusA gene encoding elongation factor G has product MGGDEAGPSRAATKRMRAIRNLGIMAHIDAGKTTVTERLLFVAGRTHKMGEVHEGQAVMDWMELERERGITITAAVTSLAWRGHDLHLVDTPGHVDFTVEVERSLRVLDGAVAVFDAAHGVEPQSEAVWRQADRWRVPRLAFANKMDRVGADLPATLASLRRRFPDHAFAAVQRPLGAEAAFAGFEDLVARTTVRFLDRDDPRAFTAAPGLSPQGEADRRTLLELLADHDDQAAEALLSDRDLDEAGLRQAIRRATVAGRFVPLLCGSALHNQGLPQLLDAICDWLPSPLDVAPPEGHTPAGQPVPPRPADEAGPLLALAFKVSLLDERRRFVFLRIYAGRLAEGDEVWNASLGRAERVSRLLLMHAAQKTRLAQAAAGQLVAVMGLKETRTGDTLCHRDHPVLLERLGACTPVVSQAIEPAAQADRDPLLEALARLADEDPSITFGEDRETGQLLVSGMGELHLEVVAERLRREFGLAVRTGAPQVVLRETVSAAGLGEATFERLLDGAPVFGQVAVRLTPLGRGAGLVVELAPAAAALPFLRGEALELLLAGAREGAESGVLQGHPLQDVRVEVTGASWREGASRPFAYKVAAAAAVRQAAERAGPVLLEPVARVEVVAPAEHLGDVIASLDRRGGTILDVAERGAAVRLVSGEAPLRRLFGYATDLRSLTQGRATFTLRLDRFDVAR; this is encoded by the coding sequence ATGGGAGGGGACGAGGCGGGGCCATCGAGGGCCGCGACGAAGCGCATGCGGGCCATCCGCAACCTCGGGATCATGGCCCACATCGACGCCGGCAAGACCACCGTCACCGAGCGGCTGCTCTTCGTGGCCGGCCGGACCCACAAGATGGGCGAGGTGCACGAGGGCCAGGCCGTCATGGACTGGATGGAGCTGGAGCGCGAGCGGGGCATCACCATCACCGCCGCCGTGACCAGCCTGGCCTGGCGCGGCCACGACCTGCACCTGGTGGACACCCCCGGCCACGTGGACTTCACCGTGGAGGTGGAGCGGTCCCTGCGGGTGCTCGACGGGGCGGTGGCGGTCTTCGACGCGGCCCACGGGGTCGAGCCGCAGTCGGAGGCGGTGTGGCGCCAGGCCGACCGCTGGCGGGTGCCGCGCCTGGCCTTCGCCAACAAGATGGACCGGGTGGGCGCCGACCTCCCGGCCACCCTGGCCTCGCTGCGCCGCCGCTTCCCGGACCACGCCTTCGCGGCCGTGCAGCGCCCCCTGGGCGCGGAGGCGGCCTTCGCCGGCTTCGAGGACCTGGTGGCGCGCACCACCGTGCGCTTCCTCGACCGCGACGACCCGCGCGCCTTCACCGCCGCGCCCGGCCTGTCGCCGCAGGGAGAGGCGGACCGGCGGACCCTGCTGGAGCTGCTGGCCGACCACGACGACCAGGCCGCCGAGGCGCTGCTCTCCGACCGCGACCTCGACGAGGCGGGGCTGCGCCAGGCCATCCGGCGCGCCACCGTGGCGGGGCGGTTCGTGCCCCTGCTGTGCGGCTCGGCGCTGCACAACCAGGGGCTGCCGCAGCTGCTCGACGCCATCTGCGACTGGCTGCCCTCGCCGCTCGACGTGGCCCCGCCGGAGGGGCACACCCCGGCCGGCCAGCCGGTGCCGCCGCGCCCCGCCGACGAGGCCGGGCCGCTGCTGGCGCTGGCCTTCAAGGTCTCCCTGCTCGACGAGCGGCGCCGCTTCGTCTTCCTGCGGATCTACGCCGGGCGGCTGGCCGAGGGGGACGAGGTCTGGAACGCCAGCCTGGGCCGGGCCGAGCGGGTCTCCCGCCTGCTCCTCATGCACGCCGCCCAGAAGACCCGCCTGGCCCAGGCCGCGGCCGGGCAGCTGGTGGCGGTCATGGGGCTCAAGGAGACCCGCACCGGCGACACCCTGTGCCACCGCGACCACCCGGTGCTGCTGGAGCGGCTGGGGGCCTGCACCCCGGTGGTCTCGCAGGCCATCGAGCCGGCCGCCCAGGCCGACCGCGACCCGCTGCTGGAGGCGCTGGCGCGGCTGGCCGACGAGGACCCCTCCATCACCTTCGGCGAGGACCGCGAGACCGGCCAGCTCCTGGTCTCGGGCATGGGTGAGCTGCACCTGGAGGTGGTGGCCGAGCGGCTGCGCCGCGAGTTCGGCCTGGCGGTGCGCACCGGGGCGCCCCAGGTGGTGCTGCGCGAGACGGTGTCGGCCGCCGGCCTGGGCGAGGCCACCTTCGAGCGGCTCCTCGACGGCGCCCCGGTCTTCGGCCAGGTGGCGGTGCGGCTGACGCCGCTCGGGCGCGGGGCGGGCCTGGTGGTGGAGCTGGCCCCGGCCGCGGCGGCCCTGCCCTTCCTGCGCGGCGAGGCGCTCGAGCTGCTGCTGGCCGGCGCGCGCGAGGGCGCGGAGAGCGGGGTCCTGCAGGGCCACCCGCTGCAGGACGTGCGGGTGGAGGTGACCGGCGCGTCCTGGCGCGAGGGCGCCTCCCGCCCGTTCGCCTACAAGGTGGCGGCGGCGGCGGCGGTGCGCCAGGCGGCCGAGCGGGCCGGCCCGGTGCTGCTGGAGCCGGTGGCGCGGGTCGAGGTGGTGGCGCCGGCCGAGCACCTGGGCGACGTCATCGCCAGCCTGGACCGGCGGGGCGGCACCATCCTCGACGTGGCGGAGCGCGGCGCCGCGGTGCGGCTGGTGTCCGGCGAGGCCCCGCTGCGCCGGCTCTTCGGCTACGCCACCGACCTGCGCTCGCTCACCCAGGGGCGCGCCACCTTCACGCTCCGGCTGGATCGCTTCGACGTGGCGCGCTGA
- a CDS encoding M23 family metallopeptidase, with protein sequence MLAPLILAALLPAATAEVSPPRARPGDAVLVTVAGAEAAPEGALLGRPLRFFPAGEGRWRALAPLPTEAAPGPAALSLSSGGAPVPVALEIDAAAFRATRLSVAPRFLSPPASAAAQIAADAAALAEAYRQPFEPPLFGAAFGRPRVAEVTGRYGDQRVFNGTAASVHYGLDLDGARGDPVLAAADGVVVLARRCYHSGWTTVLWHGAGVYSSYLHQAAVEVGPGARVARGQRIGQVGSTGRSTGPHLHWGVKVDGLWVDPESVLRLDLGDPPRPAPAP encoded by the coding sequence ATGCTCGCCCCGCTGATCCTGGCCGCCCTGCTGCCGGCCGCCACCGCCGAGGTCTCCCCGCCCCGGGCCCGCCCGGGCGACGCGGTGCTGGTCACCGTGGCCGGCGCCGAGGCCGCGCCGGAGGGCGCCCTGCTGGGCCGCCCGCTCCGCTTCTTCCCGGCCGGGGAGGGCCGCTGGCGGGCCCTGGCGCCGCTGCCCACCGAGGCCGCCCCGGGGCCGGCCGCGCTCTCCCTCTCCAGCGGCGGCGCGCCGGTGCCGGTGGCGCTCGAGATCGACGCGGCCGCCTTCCGCGCCACCCGGCTCTCGGTGGCGCCGCGCTTCCTCTCCCCGCCCGCCTCGGCCGCCGCCCAGATCGCCGCCGACGCGGCCGCGCTGGCCGAGGCCTACCGGCAGCCCTTCGAGCCGCCGCTCTTCGGGGCGGCCTTCGGGCGCCCGCGCGTGGCCGAGGTCACCGGCCGCTACGGCGACCAGCGGGTCTTCAACGGCACCGCCGCCAGCGTGCACTACGGGCTGGACCTCGACGGCGCCCGCGGCGACCCGGTGCTGGCCGCCGCCGACGGCGTGGTGGTGCTGGCGCGCCGCTGCTACCACTCCGGCTGGACCACCGTCCTGTGGCACGGCGCGGGGGTCTACTCCTCCTACCTGCACCAGGCGGCGGTGGAGGTGGGCCCCGGCGCGCGGGTGGCGCGGGGCCAGCGCATCGGCCAGGTGGGCTCCACCGGCCGCTCCACCGGGCCGCACCTCCACTGGGGCGTCAAGGTGGACGGGCTGTGGGTGGACCCGGAGTCGGTGCTGCGCCTCGACCTCGGCGACCCGCCCCGGCCGGCCCCCGCCCCCTGA
- a CDS encoding SPASM domain-containing protein, producing the protein MGGDFSVTTDHLSTRLPHPAGPWRLTLVTDPDDCTLACDMCECGQARAAAGPRAGPPRRMDPALALSALAQLRGGALREVIPSTMGEPLLWAGFDALLDALAATRLRLNLTTSGTWPGRGAAAWGARLYPLASDVKVSWNGATAATAEAIMAGLDFAAAIEGVRQVAAARDEAAARTGVRGRLSFQVTAQAGNVDELPDLVRLAGALGVDRVKVNQLQPRAPHLLARALTRSAAGLARWNRAAAAARAAAAEVRRPAGPLELAGCGELALDPAAPAPLGPCPFLGREAWLLPDGRLAPCPHPAAWRGELGDFGSAAASPLRELWTSRAFRTFTERHEEHPVCAACPLRRPGGA; encoded by the coding sequence ATGGGTGGAGACTTTTCCGTTACAACGGATCACTTGTCAACGCGCCTCCCCCACCCCGCCGGCCCCTGGCGCCTCACCCTGGTCACCGACCCGGACGACTGCACGCTGGCCTGCGACATGTGCGAGTGCGGCCAGGCGCGCGCCGCGGCGGGGCCCCGCGCCGGCCCGCCCCGCCGCATGGACCCGGCCCTGGCGCTCTCGGCCCTGGCCCAGCTGCGGGGCGGGGCGCTCCGCGAGGTCATCCCCTCCACCATGGGCGAGCCCCTGCTGTGGGCCGGGTTCGACGCCCTGCTCGACGCGCTGGCGGCGACCAGGCTGCGGCTCAACCTCACCACCAGCGGGACCTGGCCAGGGCGCGGCGCGGCCGCCTGGGGGGCGCGCCTCTACCCGCTGGCCAGCGACGTCAAGGTCTCCTGGAACGGGGCCACCGCCGCCACCGCCGAGGCCATCATGGCGGGGCTCGACTTCGCCGCGGCGATCGAGGGGGTGCGCCAGGTGGCGGCCGCCCGCGACGAGGCGGCGGCGCGCACCGGGGTGCGGGGCCGGCTCTCCTTCCAGGTGACGGCCCAGGCCGGGAACGTGGACGAGCTGCCCGACCTGGTGCGGCTGGCCGGCGCCCTGGGCGTGGACCGGGTCAAGGTGAACCAGCTGCAGCCGCGGGCGCCGCACCTGCTGGCGCGGGCGCTGACCCGCAGCGCCGCCGGCCTGGCCCGCTGGAACCGGGCCGCCGCCGCCGCCCGGGCCGCCGCCGCCGAGGTGCGCCGCCCCGCCGGGCCGCTCGAGCTGGCCGGCTGCGGGGAGCTGGCGCTCGACCCGGCCGCGCCGGCGCCGCTCGGCCCCTGCCCGTTCCTGGGGCGCGAGGCCTGGCTGCTGCCCGACGGGCGGCTGGCCCCCTGCCCCCACCCGGCCGCCTGGCGGGGCGAGCTGGGCGACTTCGGCAGCGCCGCCGCCTCGCCGCTGCGGGAGCTCTGGACCTCCAGGGCCTTCCGGACCTTCACCGAGCGTCACGAGGAGCACCCGGTCTGCGCCGCCTGCCCGCTGCGCCGGCCGGGCGGGGCCTGA
- a CDS encoding helix-turn-helix domain-containing protein: MKSTREGTVKRGRGRTAAPESKAAGEPREVAAAASDLTPVVGSNLRRLRGQRGLSLEKLARLSGVSRAMLGQIELGQSAPTINVLWKIASALGVPFSGLISARQEGSVHVLRAGQAKLLTSHDGAFSSRALFPFDSPRRVEFYQLTLRPGAAEKADAHNPGTVENLVVAQGSVEIEADGRREQLDAGDAIVFEADVPHVYRNRSGGEAVMFLVMTYADTVG; encoded by the coding sequence ATGAAGAGCACACGCGAGGGGACCGTCAAGAGAGGGCGCGGGCGGACGGCCGCGCCCGAGTCCAAGGCGGCCGGTGAGCCGCGCGAGGTGGCGGCGGCGGCGTCCGACCTGACGCCGGTGGTGGGCTCGAACCTGCGGCGGCTGCGCGGGCAGCGCGGCCTCTCGCTGGAGAAGCTGGCCCGCCTCTCCGGCGTGTCGCGCGCCATGCTGGGGCAGATCGAGCTGGGCCAGAGCGCCCCCACCATCAACGTGCTCTGGAAGATCGCCAGCGCCCTGGGCGTGCCCTTCTCCGGCCTCATCAGCGCCCGGCAGGAGGGGAGCGTGCACGTGCTGCGGGCCGGGCAGGCCAAGCTGCTCACCAGCCACGACGGCGCCTTCAGCTCGCGCGCCCTCTTCCCCTTCGACTCCCCGCGGCGGGTCGAGTTCTACCAGCTGACCCTGAGGCCGGGCGCCGCCGAGAAGGCCGACGCCCACAACCCCGGCACGGTGGAGAACCTGGTGGTGGCGCAGGGGTCGGTGGAGATCGAGGCCGACGGCCGGCGCGAGCAGCTCGACGCCGGCGACGCCATCGTCTTCGAGGCCGACGTGCCGCACGTCTACCGCAACCGGTCGGGCGGCGAGGCGGTGATGTTCCTGGTCATGACCTACGCCGACACGGTGGGGTAG
- a CDS encoding response regulator encodes MSTPTGVLLVQRGVATQAMVDQAWREGKAHGERLCSRLLAMGVDQGHLAEVLSEKQGVPGVDLSRCVIDLSLLDLVPRLVADHDLILPLSDEGGRLHLAMSTPHDERVLSEVRFVTGREVSAYVCVQSAARQAITQAYDARERGEATWRGPLADPGPPPVLAAVLPPGAAAEPPEVEVLIAEDVLPELADDDLVAVESGAPILPGEDEPMGRPGAGEEVVLAVRAAGRRTVLVVDDEAEIRLLVQRALEKHGFAVEVAVDGAEALAKCEALVPDLVLLDAMLPKVHGFEACRRIKSSPRTRHVPVIMMTAVYRGWRFAQDAREAYGAEDYIEKPFRFDDVLRRIEAVLESTASRPTTGAALAAPHIARGKELLLANRLPEAQASFEAAIGADPWSAEAHAQLARTLRARGDAFAAMTAFERAAELRPGYLPALRALAGLYEEKGFRRKAAETLERALLAAGDEPVREAIKQDLLALIG; translated from the coding sequence GTGTCCACTCCGACGGGCGTACTGCTGGTGCAGCGGGGCGTGGCCACCCAGGCCATGGTCGATCAGGCCTGGCGCGAGGGGAAGGCGCACGGGGAGCGGCTCTGCTCGCGCCTCCTGGCCATGGGGGTGGACCAGGGCCACCTGGCCGAGGTCCTGTCTGAGAAGCAGGGCGTGCCGGGCGTGGACCTCTCCCGCTGCGTCATCGACCTCTCGCTGCTCGACCTGGTGCCCCGGCTGGTGGCCGACCACGACCTGATCCTGCCGCTCTCCGACGAGGGCGGCCGGCTCCACCTGGCCATGTCCACGCCGCACGACGAGCGGGTGCTCTCGGAGGTCCGGTTCGTCACGGGGCGGGAGGTCTCGGCCTACGTCTGCGTGCAGTCGGCCGCCCGCCAGGCCATCACCCAGGCCTACGACGCCCGCGAGCGGGGCGAGGCGACCTGGCGCGGGCCGCTGGCCGACCCTGGGCCGCCGCCGGTGCTGGCCGCGGTGCTCCCGCCCGGCGCCGCCGCCGAGCCGCCCGAGGTGGAGGTGCTCATCGCGGAGGACGTGCTGCCCGAGCTGGCCGACGACGACCTGGTGGCCGTCGAGAGCGGTGCGCCCATCCTGCCCGGCGAGGACGAGCCCATGGGCCGCCCCGGCGCCGGCGAGGAGGTGGTGCTGGCGGTGCGGGCCGCTGGCCGCCGCACCGTGCTGGTGGTGGACGACGAGGCGGAGATCCGGCTGCTGGTGCAGAGGGCCCTGGAGAAGCACGGCTTCGCGGTGGAGGTGGCGGTCGACGGCGCCGAGGCGCTGGCCAAGTGCGAGGCGCTGGTGCCCGACCTGGTGCTGCTCGACGCCATGCTGCCCAAGGTGCACGGCTTCGAGGCCTGCCGCCGCATCAAGTCCTCACCGCGCACCCGCCACGTGCCGGTCATCATGATGACCGCCGTCTACCGCGGCTGGCGCTTCGCCCAGGACGCCCGCGAGGCCTACGGGGCGGAGGACTACATCGAGAAGCCCTTCCGCTTCGACGACGTGCTCAGGCGCATCGAGGCGGTGCTGGAGTCCACCGCCTCCCGCCCCACCACCGGCGCCGCCCTGGCCGCGCCGCACATCGCCCGCGGCAAGGAGCTCTTGCTGGCCAACCGGCTGCCCGAGGCGCAGGCGTCCTTCGAGGCCGCCATCGGGGCCGACCCCTGGTCGGCCGAGGCCCACGCCCAGCTGGCCCGCACCCTGCGGGCGCGCGGCGACGCCTTCGCCGCCATGACGGCCTTCGAGCGCGCCGCCGAGCTCCGGCCGGGCTACCTGCCGGCCCTGCGCGCGCTGGCCGGGCTGTACGAGGAGAAGGGCTTCCGCCGCAAGGCCGCCGAGACGCTGGAGCGGGCCCTGCTGGCCGCCGGCGACGAGCCGGTGCGCGAGGCCATCAAGCAGGACCTGCTGGCGCTGATCGGCTGA
- a CDS encoding ammonium transporter has translation MADPTVAELAKNLADTQTALNIVYTVLAGALVMFMQAGFALVETGLTRAKNVAHTMGMNFFVYAIGILGFYFVGFGLQMGSFGPMPTFGGDATLSSPMFAVELFGKPFELFGTSGFMLPPAMFTPAVATMFFFQMVFMDTTCTIPTGAAAERWKITSFIIFSFVISTLIYPIYGAWVWGGGWLADLGANFGLGHGHVDFAGSSVVHMTGGVMAFVLAKMIGPRIGKYTSDGRVNPIPAHNIAQVMTGTFILAFGWFGFNAGSTLSGMDTQLAIAALNTMLASAAGAFGAYVFVKIKFGKPDPTWLANGMLAGLVAITAPCAFLESWAAILVGAIAGVLVVVAAIFIDTRLKVDDPVGAVAVHGVNGAWGIVALGLFANGKYGEGWNGVAGKVTGLFYGDAGQLYANLIGIVANVLWVAPVAALTFWVIGKLVGNRASAESEVAGLDIDEMGVHGYVFDSGPTHGLAPRGGEPSRSPAAVGALSPSHE, from the coding sequence ATGGCTGATCCGACCGTCGCAGAGCTGGCGAAGAACCTGGCGGACACCCAGACCGCGCTCAACATCGTCTACACGGTGCTGGCCGGCGCCCTGGTGATGTTCATGCAGGCCGGCTTCGCCCTGGTGGAGACCGGCCTGACGCGGGCCAAGAACGTGGCCCACACCATGGGCATGAACTTCTTCGTCTACGCCATCGGCATCCTGGGCTTCTACTTCGTCGGCTTCGGCCTGCAGATGGGCTCGTTCGGCCCCATGCCCACCTTCGGCGGCGACGCCACGCTCTCCTCGCCGATGTTCGCCGTCGAGCTCTTCGGTAAGCCGTTCGAGCTCTTCGGCACCAGCGGCTTCATGCTCCCGCCGGCCATGTTCACGCCGGCGGTGGCCACCATGTTCTTCTTCCAGATGGTGTTCATGGACACCACCTGCACCATCCCCACCGGCGCGGCGGCCGAGCGCTGGAAGATCACCAGCTTCATCATCTTCTCCTTCGTGATCTCCACCCTCATCTACCCGATCTACGGCGCCTGGGTCTGGGGCGGCGGCTGGCTGGCGGACCTCGGCGCCAACTTCGGCCTGGGCCACGGCCACGTCGACTTCGCCGGCTCCTCGGTGGTGCACATGACCGGCGGCGTGATGGCCTTCGTGCTGGCCAAGATGATCGGCCCGCGCATCGGCAAGTACACCTCCGACGGCCGGGTCAACCCCATCCCGGCCCACAACATCGCCCAGGTCATGACCGGCACCTTCATCCTGGCCTTCGGCTGGTTCGGCTTCAACGCCGGCTCCACGCTGTCGGGCATGGACACCCAGCTGGCCATCGCGGCCCTGAACACCATGCTGGCCTCCGCCGCTGGCGCCTTCGGCGCCTACGTCTTCGTCAAGATCAAGTTCGGCAAGCCCGACCCGACCTGGCTGGCCAACGGCATGCTGGCCGGCCTGGTGGCCATCACCGCTCCCTGCGCCTTCCTCGAGTCCTGGGCGGCCATCCTGGTGGGCGCCATCGCCGGCGTGCTGGTGGTGGTGGCGGCCATCTTCATCGACACCAGGCTCAAGGTCGACGATCCGGTCGGCGCGGTGGCGGTGCACGGCGTCAACGGCGCCTGGGGCATCGTGGCGCTGGGGCTCTTCGCCAACGGCAAGTACGGCGAGGGCTGGAACGGCGTGGCGGGCAAGGTGACCGGCCTCTTCTACGGCGACGCCGGGCAGCTCTACGCCAACCTGATCGGCATCGTGGCCAACGTCCTCTGGGTGGCCCCGGTGGCGGCGCTGACCTTCTGGGTCATCGGCAAGCTGGTCGGCAACCGGGCCTCGGCCGAGTCGGAGGTGGCCGGCCTCGACATCGACGAGATGGGCGTGCACGGCTACGTCTTCGACTCCGGCCCGACGCACGGGCTGGCGCCGCGGGGGGGTGAGCCCTCCAGGTCGCCGGCCGCGGTCGGCGCGCTGTCGCCGAGCCACGAGTAG
- a CDS encoding EamA family transporter: MRGDRAIGAGLTALAAVLWGGWSLVLRPAGLPPAQAAWLALLVMALPLPLVVSRAPFRDRGAVVALLLLGVADAGSVGFYFAAIDRGPVAVAVLTHYLAPLLVTLLAPLLTGERRSRRALVATPVSLLGLALLVWHPGEEVALVTAGLGATSAVFYAAFVFAAQRAGRSFSPPAVVSLHALVSAGVLLLVFGGGAIPDAGPGALRVGLGSLVCGVLATTLFFRGVNLIPSAVVGALSYLEPLTAALIGWAAFGETIDGVGLVGAALVLASGVAVATER, translated from the coding sequence ATGCGCGGCGACCGGGCCATCGGAGCGGGCCTGACGGCCCTGGCGGCCGTCCTCTGGGGCGGCTGGTCGCTGGTGCTGCGCCCGGCCGGCCTGCCGCCGGCGCAGGCCGCCTGGCTGGCGCTGCTGGTGATGGCGCTGCCCCTGCCGCTGGTGGTGTCGCGCGCCCCCTTCCGCGACCGGGGCGCCGTGGTGGCGCTGCTGCTGCTCGGGGTGGCCGACGCCGGCAGCGTGGGCTTCTACTTCGCCGCCATCGACCGCGGCCCGGTGGCGGTGGCGGTGCTGACCCACTACCTGGCGCCGCTCCTCGTCACCCTGCTGGCGCCGCTCCTCACCGGCGAGCGCCGCTCGCGGCGCGCCCTGGTGGCCACCCCGGTGTCGCTGCTGGGGCTGGCGCTGCTGGTCTGGCACCCGGGCGAGGAGGTGGCCCTGGTGACCGCCGGGCTGGGCGCCACCAGCGCCGTCTTCTACGCCGCCTTCGTCTTCGCGGCGCAGCGGGCCGGGCGGTCCTTCTCGCCGCCGGCCGTGGTGTCCTTGCACGCGCTGGTGTCGGCCGGGGTGCTGCTGCTGGTCTTCGGCGGCGGGGCCATCCCGGACGCGGGCCCGGGGGCGCTGCGGGTGGGCCTGGGCTCGCTGGTGTGCGGCGTGCTCGCCACCACCCTCTTCTTCCGCGGGGTGAACCTGATCCCGTCGGCCGTGGTGGGGGCGCTCTCCTACCTCGAGCCCCTCACCGCCGCGCTCATCGGCTGGGCGGCCTTCGGCGAGACCATCGACGGGGTCGGCCTGGTCGGCGCGGCGCTGGTGCTGGCGAGCGGCGTGGCCGTGGCCACGGAGCGCTGA
- a CDS encoding P-II family nitrogen regulator: MTKLEAIVPPGRLDDVKRVLSLDWVGGLTVTEVKGATGVAGGRYRGVATPPDLAPLLRIELVVPSPLAPRLLHDLTRWLRTGRADDGLLHAGPVDEVVRLRTGERGEGAL, encoded by the coding sequence ATGACCAAGCTCGAGGCCATCGTTCCCCCGGGCCGGCTGGACGACGTGAAGCGCGTCCTCTCCCTCGACTGGGTGGGCGGGCTCACCGTGACCGAGGTGAAGGGCGCCACCGGGGTGGCCGGCGGGCGGTACCGCGGCGTGGCCACCCCGCCCGACCTGGCCCCGCTGCTGCGCATCGAGCTGGTGGTGCCCTCCCCGCTGGCGCCGCGCCTCCTGCACGACCTGACCCGCTGGCTCCGCACCGGCCGCGCCGACGACGGGCTGCTGCACGCCGGGCCGGTGGACGAGGTGGTCAGGCTCCGCACCGGGGAGCGGGGCGAGGGCGCCCTGTGA
- a CDS encoding four helix bundle protein, which produces MHTHFDAPLQTLSHTPVADLAAPVADPAAPVANPAAPAAAPGALPAAVSVAAPVLPFQRLDAYRVARELARAVCTAGIADAELRDQATRAAKSAFLNLCEGLPDDRPGVRRRYFRQADGSVHEVAGALDLAAAIGALDEEVARQGIALAARVRALLRGLLRRGRPGEPRRLPSAPTVRPRPATG; this is translated from the coding sequence ATGCACACACACTTCGACGCTCCGCTCCAGACGCTCTCTCACACTCCGGTGGCTGATCTCGCTGCTCCGGTGGCTGATCCCGCTGCTCCGGTGGCCAATCCAGCTGCTCCGGCGGCCGCCCCCGGTGCTCTCCCTGCTGCGGTTTCCGTTGCAGCACCAGTCCTCCCCTTCCAGCGGCTCGACGCGTACCGGGTGGCGAGGGAGCTGGCGCGGGCGGTCTGCACGGCGGGCATCGCGGACGCGGAGCTGCGCGACCAGGCCACGCGGGCGGCCAAGTCGGCGTTCCTGAACCTGTGCGAGGGGCTGCCCGACGATCGGCCGGGGGTGCGCCGGCGGTACTTCCGGCAGGCGGACGGCTCGGTGCACGAGGTGGCCGGGGCGCTGGACCTGGCGGCGGCCATCGGGGCGCTCGACGAGGAGGTGGCCCGGCAGGGCATCGCCCTGGCCGCCCGGGTGCGGGCGCTGCTGCGCGGGCTGCTGCGGCGAGGGAGGCCGGGGGAGCCGAGGCGACTGCCCTCGGCTCCCACGGTCCGCCCCCGGCCGGCTACCGGATGA
- a CDS encoding four helix bundle protein, which yields MNDHHSLFADHTATVPRGFTSSPASGPAGSSSLASGPRGSSSTASGPRSSSSPSSGHQGPSSSPLGAGGVSLPHHRLIAYGVALELLAAVRAAQVRDPKLRDEALRSAKSASLNTAEGAGRVSRPDKARSFAIARAEAGEAAAAVEIAASCGDASPAAAARVNQVAHRLVALLTGLIR from the coding sequence ATGAACGACCACCACTCGCTCTTCGCTGATCACACGGCAACGGTTCCCCGCGGGTTCACCTCTTCTCCGGCCTCGGGTCCCGCGGGTTCCTCTTCATTGGCCTCGGGTCCCAGGGGTTCCTCCTCCACTGCCTCGGGTCCCAGGAGTTCCTCCTCTCCATCCTCGGGTCACCAGGGTCCCTCCTCCTCTCCGCTCGGCGCGGGCGGGGTCTCCCTCCCCCACCACCGGCTCATCGCCTACGGCGTGGCGCTGGAGCTGCTCGCGGCGGTCCGTGCGGCCCAGGTGCGTGACCCCAAGCTGCGCGACGAGGCGCTGCGCTCGGCCAAGTCGGCGAGCCTCAACACGGCCGAGGGCGCGGGCCGGGTCTCGCGCCCGGACAAGGCCCGCTCCTTCGCCATCGCCCGCGCCGAGGCCGGCGAGGCCGCGGCGGCGGTGGAGATCGCCGCCTCCTGCGGGGACGCCTCCCCGGCCGCGGCGGCCCGGGTGAACCAGGTGGCCCACCGGCTGGTGGCCCTGCTCACCGGGCTCATCCGGTAG